One window of Deinococcus metalli genomic DNA carries:
- a CDS encoding DinB family protein, with amino-acid sequence MTQAPQHPIDGILDILKEAVEGGTPGQPTSFLDGTRADGSGNHGLIATLDGLDDVQASHDVNGTSIAGQARHAAFHMEVIVRWERDGDRGPFDWKGSFLPSQVSADEWAALRQRVRAAYDGVVAFARSRRDAPVDGDVTGGLSGAVAHVAYHLGAIRQMVKTVS; translated from the coding sequence ATGACCCAGGCTCCACAGCATCCCATCGACGGCATCCTCGACATCCTGAAAGAAGCGGTGGAGGGCGGCACGCCCGGCCAGCCCACCTCCTTTCTGGACGGCACCCGGGCGGACGGCAGCGGCAACCACGGGCTGATCGCCACACTGGACGGTCTGGACGACGTGCAGGCCAGCCACGACGTGAACGGCACCAGCATCGCCGGGCAGGCGCGGCACGCGGCCTTTCACATGGAGGTGATCGTCCGCTGGGAACGCGACGGCGACCGCGGACCGTTCGACTGGAAGGGCAGCTTCCTGCCCTCACAGGTCTCGGCGGACGAGTGGGCGGCGCTGCGGCAGCGGGTGCGGGCCGCCTATGACGGTGTGGTGGCCTTCGCCCGCAGCCGGCGCGACGCTCCGGTGGACGGCGACGTGACCGGCGGCCTGAGCGGCGCGGTGGCCCACGTCGCGTACCACCTGGGCGCGATCCGCCAGATGGTCAAGACGGTGTCGTGA
- the rpsF gene encoding 30S ribosomal protein S6, whose protein sequence is MNTYDLNLILNPNLSAEQVQIEKEYIETTVKNAGAELSNLDDLGNRRLAYQVGKDREGYYLMYTIKAGGNPESDIASTLRLRDHVRRVLVVKDRPEWKTKKA, encoded by the coding sequence ATGAACACATACGACCTCAACCTGATCCTGAACCCGAACCTGAGCGCCGAACAGGTCCAGATCGAGAAGGAGTACATCGAGACCACGGTGAAGAACGCCGGGGCCGAACTGAGCAACCTCGACGACCTGGGCAACCGCCGCCTGGCCTACCAGGTGGGCAAGGACCGCGAGGGCTACTACCTGATGTACACCATCAAGGCCGGTGGCAACCCGGAGTCGGACATCGCGTCCACGCTGCGGCTGCGCGACCACGTGCGCCGCGTCCTGGTGGTGAAAGACCGCCCGGAGTGGAAGACCAAGAAGGCCTGA
- a CDS encoding serine/threonine-protein kinase, translating to MTDSDRAIPGYALHRVLGRGNTSAVHLAIDPEGRKVALKIPHTETLRVQDAAERFANEVRLSLKFRHPRLVRGWAGTPHGQLAFLSMEFYPKGSLSDHLEKMMVRRLELPQALRILADVASALSYLHKQGAVHQDVKTHNVYLNDEGRAALGDMGSTYFVAQGGKVSGSPYYMAPEIYHGETSSSASDVYSLGILMYELLGGDRPFNGNTYEELMVAHLTRFPVSLSHINPEVARSVAKMAELALAKRPNDRPTAEAIRREILLALGEIPAEEGGEDETRKVQAEPAKNVGRHGTTPQRPVPRPTEAPAPPAKAEKVEDKRGWNPFRRRK from the coding sequence ATGACTGACTCCGACCGCGCCATTCCCGGCTATGCCCTGCACCGTGTCCTCGGACGCGGCAACACGTCTGCCGTGCACCTCGCGATAGATCCGGAGGGCCGCAAGGTCGCCCTGAAGATCCCGCACACCGAGACGCTGCGTGTGCAGGACGCGGCGGAGCGGTTTGCGAACGAGGTCCGGCTGTCGCTGAAGTTCCGCCACCCCCGGCTGGTGCGGGGCTGGGCCGGCACGCCGCACGGTCAGCTGGCGTTCCTGTCGATGGAGTTCTACCCGAAGGGCTCGCTCAGCGACCACCTAGAGAAGATGATGGTGCGCCGCCTGGAGTTGCCCCAGGCCCTGCGCATCCTGGCGGACGTGGCGTCCGCGCTGTCGTACCTGCACAAACAGGGCGCGGTACACCAGGACGTCAAGACCCACAACGTGTACCTGAACGACGAGGGCCGGGCGGCGCTGGGCGACATGGGCAGCACGTACTTCGTGGCGCAGGGCGGCAAGGTCAGCGGCAGTCCGTACTACATGGCCCCGGAGATCTACCACGGCGAGACCAGCAGCAGCGCCAGCGACGTGTACAGCCTGGGCATCCTGATGTACGAACTGCTGGGCGGCGACCGGCCCTTCAACGGCAATACCTACGAGGAGCTGATGGTCGCCCACCTGACGCGCTTCCCGGTGTCGCTCAGCCACATCAACCCCGAGGTGGCGCGCAGCGTTGCCAAGATGGCGGAACTCGCGCTGGCCAAACGCCCGAACGACCGGCCGACCGCCGAGGCGATCCGCCGCGAGATTCTCCTCGCGCTGGGCGAGATCCCGGCCGAGGAGGGCGGCGAGGACGAGACCCGGAAGGTGCAGGCCGAGCCCGCCAAGAACGTCGGGCGCCACGGCACCACACCGCAGCGGCCGGTGCCCCGGCCCACCGAGGCGCCCGCGCCACCCGCCAAGGCGGAGAAGGTCGAGGACAAGCGCGGCTGGAATCCCTTCAGGCGCCGCAAGTAG
- the prfB gene encoding peptide chain release factor 2 (programmed frameshift) — protein sequence MQELLEKLASLREYLDIPGKTRRLNELDRELSDPDLWSNAARARQVTQEAGTIRRIVDGYSTLQSDATGLEEMLAMASAEEQELLAEEQEGIQKRVDDLYRETLFTMKHADTAAIVRVKSGAGGTESQDWAGMLSRMFMRWAERHGFKAELLDQQDGEQAGVISSEFIIRGEKAFGMMAPEHGVHRLVRVSPFDSNNRRHTSFASVDVVPEVPEEQIDIHIPDSDLRRDVFRSQGAGGQGVNTTDSAVRLTHLPTGIAVASQVTRSQIKNHEIALQILKQRLYDIEMKKREAEEAKARGEQKKIEWGSQIRSYVLDKQYVKDHRTGVMKHNPDDVLDGDLDELMWAGLEWMAGKRVSEEAGDDE from the exons ATGCAGGAACTGCTGGAAAAACTGGCGTCGCTCCGGGAGTACCTT GACATTCCCGGCAAGACGCGCCGCCTGAACGAACTCGACCGGGAACTCAGCGATCCGGACCTGTGGAGCAACGCCGCCCGCGCGCGGCAGGTCACGCAGGAAGCCGGCACCATCCGCCGGATCGTGGACGGCTACTCGACCCTGCAATCGGACGCGACCGGCCTCGAGGAGATGCTGGCCATGGCTTCGGCCGAGGAGCAGGAACTGCTGGCCGAGGAACAGGAGGGCATCCAGAAGCGGGTCGACGACCTGTACCGCGAGACGCTCTTCACCATGAAGCACGCCGACACGGCCGCCATCGTCCGTGTCAAGAGCGGCGCGGGCGGCACCGAGTCTCAGGACTGGGCCGGCATGCTGTCGCGCATGTTCATGCGCTGGGCCGAACGTCACGGCTTCAAGGCCGAACTGCTCGACCAGCAGGACGGCGAGCAGGCCGGAGTGATCAGCTCGGAGTTCATCATCCGCGGAGAGAAGGCTTTCGGGATGATGGCGCCGGAGCACGGCGTGCACCGCTTGGTGCGGGTCTCGCCCTTCGACAGTAACAACCGTCGGCACACGTCGTTCGCGTCGGTCGACGTGGTGCCGGAGGTGCCAGAAGAGCAGATCGACATCCACATCCCGGACAGTGACCTGCGCCGAGATGTGTTCCGCTCGCAGGGCGCGGGCGGGCAGGGCGTGAACACCACGGACTCCGCCGTGCGCCTGACGCACCTGCCGACCGGGATCGCGGTGGCGTCGCAGGTGACGCGCAGCCAGATCAAGAACCACGAGATCGCGTTGCAGATCCTCAAGCAGCGCCTGTACGACATCGAGATGAAAAAGCGCGAGGCCGAGGAGGCCAAGGCGCGCGGCGAGCAGAAGAAGATCGAGTGGGGCTCGCAGATCCGCTCGTACGTGCTCGACAAACAGTACGTCAAGGACCACCGCACCGGCGTGATGAAGCACAACCCCGACGACGTGCTGGACGGCGACCTGGACGAGCTGATGTGGGCCGGGCTGGAATGGATGGCCGGCAAGCGCGTGTCCGAGGAAGCTGGCGACGACGAGTAG